Proteins encoded in a region of the Mycobacterium branderi genome:
- a CDS encoding long-chain-fatty-acid--CoA ligase produces MNVGAHLSKRAELNPGLEALVDEAAGLRFSFAELNERADRTSHALTRLGLAKGDRVAVLLPNGHHFVETFYGAARSGLAVVPLNWRLVANELAFMLRDSGATVLVFDAEYDAVVADLREHGTPVRHWLRVGVDGPGWAADFEALVEQAPHDPVVVDGDGDDPLFIMYTSGTTGLPKGAVHTHDSVEWSVLTVLASVDIRFRDRYLISLPLFHVGALNPMVSCIYRGATIVMLRHFDAQRIWDVFRDEKVTITLAVPAMLNFMLPTYRPGLRESLTLRWIMSGASPVPVSLIESYANLGYEVHQVYGLTETCGPACVISPDDAMSHIGSTGKAFFHTDVRVVDDQGADVGPEASGEVLVRGRHIMAGYWNRPDATSETITDGWLHTGDVAVRDADGFIYIQDRLKDMIISGGENVYPAEIEDVLLSHPGIADAAVIGMPSAKWGESPLAVVVLADPNLDEAAVLAHCSGKLARFKLPKRAVFTDVIPRTPTGKALKRQLREQFSFDAPE; encoded by the coding sequence ATGAACGTCGGAGCGCATCTGAGCAAGCGGGCCGAGTTGAATCCGGGCCTGGAGGCGCTCGTAGACGAGGCCGCCGGCCTGCGGTTCAGCTTCGCCGAACTCAACGAGCGCGCTGACCGAACCTCCCACGCGCTGACGAGGCTGGGGCTCGCCAAGGGTGACCGGGTCGCCGTGCTGCTGCCCAACGGGCACCACTTCGTCGAAACCTTTTACGGCGCCGCCCGATCCGGGCTGGCGGTCGTTCCGTTGAACTGGCGGCTGGTAGCCAATGAGCTCGCATTCATGCTGCGTGATTCCGGTGCAACGGTTTTGGTGTTCGACGCCGAGTACGACGCCGTCGTCGCCGACCTGCGCGAGCACGGCACACCGGTGCGGCACTGGTTGCGCGTCGGGGTCGACGGTCCCGGCTGGGCGGCGGATTTCGAAGCCTTGGTGGAACAGGCACCGCACGACCCAGTGGTCGTCGACGGCGACGGTGACGACCCGCTGTTCATCATGTACACCTCGGGCACCACCGGACTACCCAAGGGCGCGGTGCACACGCACGACAGCGTGGAATGGTCAGTGCTCACCGTGCTGGCCAGTGTCGACATCCGGTTCCGCGACCGCTACCTGATCTCGCTTCCACTGTTTCACGTCGGTGCGCTCAATCCGATGGTGAGCTGCATCTACCGGGGCGCAACAATCGTGATGTTGCGCCACTTCGACGCCCAGCGGATCTGGGACGTCTTCCGCGACGAGAAAGTCACGATCACGCTGGCCGTCCCCGCCATGCTGAACTTCATGCTGCCGACGTATCGGCCGGGGCTGCGTGAGTCGCTGACGCTTCGCTGGATCATGAGTGGCGCCAGCCCGGTGCCGGTGTCGTTGATCGAGTCCTACGCCAACCTCGGCTACGAGGTCCATCAGGTCTACGGACTCACCGAGACGTGCGGCCCGGCCTGTGTGATCAGTCCCGACGATGCGATGTCGCACATCGGCTCGACGGGAAAGGCGTTCTTTCACACCGATGTTCGCGTCGTCGACGACCAAGGTGCCGACGTCGGACCCGAGGCTTCCGGTGAGGTGTTGGTGCGTGGCCGACACATCATGGCGGGCTACTGGAACCGGCCGGATGCGACCTCTGAGACGATCACCGATGGCTGGTTGCATACCGGCGATGTCGCCGTTCGCGACGCCGACGGTTTCATCTACATTCAGGACCGGCTGAAAGACATGATCATTTCCGGCGGAGAGAACGTCTACCCGGCGGAGATCGAAGACGTCCTGCTGTCCCACCCCGGCATCGCCGACGCTGCGGTGATCGGGATGCCGTCCGCCAAGTGGGGCGAATCGCCACTCGCGGTAGTCGTACTCGCCGACCCCAACCTTGACGAGGCCGCGGTGCTGGCGCACTGCAGCGGCAAGCTCGCCCGCTTCAAGCTGCCCAAGCGTGCGGTGTTCACCGACGTCATCCCGCGCACCCCGACGGGTAAAGCACTGAAACGCCAGCTGCGCGAGCAGTTTTCATTCGACGCGCCCGAGTAG